One segment of Triticum aestivum cultivar Chinese Spring chromosome 2A, IWGSC CS RefSeq v2.1, whole genome shotgun sequence DNA contains the following:
- the LOC123185730 gene encoding endogenous alpha-amylase/subtilisin inhibitor-like gives MSSRRVGLLLLSLLATTLSYSADPPPVHDTDGNELRADANYYILPANRAHGGGLTMAPGHGRRCPLFVSQEADGQRDGLPVRIAPHGGGAPSDKIIRLSTDVRISFRAYTTCVQSTEWHIDSELVSGRRHVITGPVRDPSPSGRENAFRIEKYSGAEVHEYKLMACGDSCQDLGVFRDLKGGAWFLGATEPYHVIVFKKAPPA, from the coding sequence ATGAGCAGCCGCCGtgttggcctcctcctcctctcccttctgGCCACCACCCTCTCGTACAGCGCGGATCCGCCGCCGGTGCACGACACCGACGGCAACGAGCTGCGCGCCGACGCGAACTACTACATCCTCCCGGCGAACCGCGCCCACGGCGGGGGGCTCACGATGGCGCCCGGCCACGGGCGCCGCTGCCCGCTCTTCGTCTCGCAGGAGGCCGACGGGCAGCGCGATGGCTTACCCGTGCGCATCGCCCCGCACGGCGGCGGCGCGCCGTCCGACAAGATCATCCGGCTGTCGACCGACGTCCGCATCTCCTTCCGCGCCTACACGACGTGCGTGCAGTCGACCGAGTGGCACATCGACAGCGAGCTGGTGTCGGGCCGCCGGCACGTGATCACCGGCCCGGTCAGGGACCCGAGCCCGAGCGGCAGGGAGAACGCCTTCCGCATCGAGAAGTACAGCGGCGCGGAGGTGCACGAGTACAAGCTCATGGCGTGCGGGGACTCGTGCCAGGACCTCGGCGTGTTCAGGGACCTCAAGGGCGGCGCGTGGTTCCTGGGCGCCACCGAGCCGTACCATGTCATCGTGTTCAAGAAGGCGCCTCCCGCCTGA